In Chthoniobacterales bacterium, the following proteins share a genomic window:
- a CDS encoding DUF1343 domain-containing protein, translated as MSRVVLPVDRLPDLWPARLRGRRTGALLHAASADSSLRPTLSVLEEMDAAGAIKLAALFGPQHGFETTTQDNMIEWSGYRHPRSGVPVHSLYGEHREPTDEMLDGLEVIFVDLVDVGARYYTFIWTMLLCIQAAARRNIAVVVADRPNPIDGLTTEGRPQRSDYLSFVGLHPLPVRHGKTIGELARQFQEELVPSVDLTVLPLEGWNRAHYHDETGLPWIMPSPNMPTPETAVVYPGMCLLEGTNLSEGRGTTRPFELFGAPWIDGDKLGAGLNALRLPGIHFRAAAFEPGFQKYAGQICRGAQLHVTDRKVFQPLRTGLEILRMVREMYPSDFAWKQPPYEYEHEKLPIEILCGRPVEKIFDETL; from the coding sequence ATGAGCCGCGTGGTTTTGCCCGTCGACCGGTTGCCGGATTTGTGGCCCGCGCGCCTGCGCGGACGCCGCACCGGCGCCCTCCTCCACGCCGCCTCGGCCGATTCCTCGTTGCGCCCGACGCTCTCCGTCTTGGAAGAGATGGACGCCGCGGGCGCCATCAAGCTCGCCGCGCTGTTCGGTCCGCAGCACGGGTTCGAAACAACGACACAGGACAACATGATCGAGTGGAGCGGATATCGTCACCCGCGCTCGGGCGTCCCCGTGCACAGCCTCTACGGCGAACACCGCGAACCTACGGACGAGATGCTCGACGGTCTTGAAGTGATTTTCGTCGACCTGGTCGATGTGGGCGCGCGTTATTACACCTTCATCTGGACCATGCTGCTCTGCATTCAGGCCGCAGCGCGTCGCAACATCGCCGTGGTGGTGGCGGATCGCCCCAATCCGATCGATGGACTGACCACCGAGGGTCGCCCGCAACGAAGCGACTACCTCTCCTTTGTCGGTCTGCATCCCCTGCCCGTTCGTCACGGCAAAACGATCGGCGAGTTGGCGCGGCAATTCCAAGAGGAGTTGGTGCCGTCGGTCGATCTCACCGTGTTGCCGCTCGAAGGGTGGAACCGCGCGCATTACCACGACGAGACCGGTCTTCCGTGGATCATGCCCTCCCCGAACATGCCGACGCCCGAAACAGCGGTGGTCTATCCCGGAATGTGTCTTCTCGAGGGAACGAACCTTTCCGAGGGACGCGGGACGACGCGACCGTTCGAGCTTTTCGGCGCGCCTTGGATCGACGGCGACAAACTTGGCGCCGGGCTGAATGCGCTACGCCTACCGGGGATTCATTTCCGTGCAGCGGCCTTCGAACCGGGTTTCCAAAAATATGCCGGGCAGATCTGCCGCGGCGCGCAACTGCACGTGACCGATCGCAAGGTTTTCCAACCGCTGCGCACCGGATTGGAAATCCTCCGCATGGTGCGGGAGATGTATCCGTCCGACTTCGCCTGGAAGCAGCCCCCCTACGAATACGAACATGAAAAGCTGCCCATCGAGATCCTGTGCGGTCGTCCGGTGGAAAAAATCTTCGATGAAACTCTTTAG
- a CDS encoding OmpH family outer membrane protein: MFSSGPSSSVARPLATADGIDRRSLLCEAIRVLRQLLPAHLLLAAFAHAASPEAPRFAVVDLTAVFEAHPRTATETARLSVARQAARDDFRAKSKALKDTLQRHQELLRAGNKSAAALELEKANELERLIADLGTTNQKNLEERFRQAKEGIMDDIARVIREFNAERGYALVLDKSAASANGLPQVIDAPGAVDITAEIIARVKP; encoded by the coding sequence ATGTTTTCATCTGGTCCATCATCGTCGGTCGCCAGACCTTTGGCAACAGCGGACGGCATTGATCGCCGATCCCTTTTGTGCGAGGCAATCCGGGTGTTGAGGCAGCTTCTCCCCGCCCACCTCCTGCTTGCGGCCTTTGCCCATGCCGCTTCACCGGAGGCGCCGCGCTTCGCGGTCGTCGACCTCACTGCTGTTTTCGAAGCCCACCCGCGAACCGCCACGGAGACGGCCAGGCTCAGCGTGGCCCGCCAAGCGGCACGCGACGATTTCCGGGCCAAATCCAAAGCACTGAAGGACACGCTGCAGCGTCATCAGGAATTGCTCAGGGCGGGAAACAAGTCCGCGGCCGCGCTCGAATTGGAGAAAGCGAACGAACTCGAACGGCTCATCGCGGACCTCGGCACCACGAACCAAAAGAATCTGGAGGAGCGGTTCCGTCAGGCCAAGGAAGGCATCATGGACGACATTGCGCGCGTCATCCGCGAATTCAACGCGGAGCGAGGCTACGCACTGGTGCTGGACAAATCGGCGGCTTCGGCCAACGGGCTGCCGCAGGTCATCGACGCGCCCGGCGCGGTCGACATCACGGCGGAGATCATCGCGCGGGTGAAGCCATGA